A genomic region of Methanosarcina thermophila TM-1 contains the following coding sequences:
- the hisH gene encoding imidazole glycerol phosphate synthase subunit HisH — protein sequence MRRIVILDYGLGNLRSVQKGLEHAGSNPTISGDPEEILAADGLILPGVGAFVDAMKCLTPIKGIIEEYVRSGRPMLGICLGQQVLMSSSEEGKLTNGLDIISGKVLRFPKSELKVPHIGWNNLNIKQDHPLFEGIPDNSFVYFVHSYYVDTAAENTLAACNYGLDFSASVVNSKGNVMGTQFHPEKSGAIGLKILKNFVEIC from the coding sequence ATGAGAAGAATTGTGATTCTCGATTACGGGCTTGGAAACCTCCGCAGTGTTCAAAAGGGGCTAGAACACGCCGGATCCAATCCCACAATCTCTGGGGACCCTGAGGAGATTCTTGCCGCAGATGGTTTAATCCTCCCAGGAGTTGGCGCTTTTGTGGACGCTATGAAGTGCCTTACCCCCATTAAAGGGATTATAGAAGAGTACGTTCGGTCAGGAAGACCTATGCTCGGGATCTGCCTCGGACAGCAGGTGCTCATGAGTTCTTCTGAAGAAGGAAAGCTGACCAATGGGCTTGATATTATCTCTGGCAAGGTGCTGCGCTTTCCGAAGTCTGAATTAAAGGTACCTCATATTGGCTGGAACAATCTTAACATCAAGCAGGATCATCCTCTGTTTGAAGGTATTCCTGACAATTCTTTCGTATATTTCGTGCATTCCTACTATGTGGACACAGCGGCTGAAAACACGCTTGCAGCCTGCAACTACGGGCTGGATTTCTCGGCGTCTGTTGTGAACTCGAAAGGCAATGTAATGGGTACCCAGTTTCACCCCGAGAAAAGTGGAGCTATAGGATTAAAGATCCTGAAAAACTTTGTAGAAATATGTTGA
- a CDS encoding Ig-like domain-containing protein, giving the protein MQKFRLFRRDEKAMELPINIVVMLVVGMVALATLISIIPTPTKEMSVFVENAGLRGSTLAKGNSIIVDSSTAENPLAITVVVKATDNDGNPVRNANVILRGLGGAASNTTDANGIAILTTPDNARIRLDPNQNEGTMDLKVVADGFYDYEKKDAIIIIKTR; this is encoded by the coding sequence ATGCAAAAATTCAGATTATTCAGACGTGATGAGAAAGCTATGGAGCTCCCGATTAATATAGTCGTTATGCTTGTTGTCGGGATGGTTGCCCTTGCAACGCTGATTTCGATCATTCCAACCCCGACAAAGGAGATGTCGGTGTTTGTGGAAAATGCAGGGCTTAGAGGAAGTACTCTTGCTAAAGGGAACTCAATAATAGTGGATTCCAGCACCGCAGAAAACCCTCTTGCTATAACCGTAGTGGTAAAAGCAACTGACAACGACGGAAATCCGGTACGGAATGCAAACGTTATTCTGAGAGGGCTTGGCGGGGCAGCCTCGAATACTACGGATGCCAACGGAATCGCTATCCTGACAACTCCAGATAACGCAAGAATCAGGCTTGATCCAAACCAGAACGAAGGGACAATGGATCTGAAGGTTGTGGCTGATGGTTTCTATGACTACGAGAAAAAGGATGCCATTATAATCATTAAGACGAGATGA
- a CDS encoding PINc/VapC family ATPase, with protein MADEKRIWRIVPDTSVIIDGRLSARIRDGDFKGAEIIIPEAVVSELEAQANKGREIGFKGLEELLELRKLAERDEILLQFSGVQPTLEEIKLSKEGRVDALIRNTAIDAGGLFVSADRVQSLIAKAKGLNVEYMPPKTLDPSELTPLRIEHFFTDDTMSVHLKNGVPPMAKKGPIGDIRYVVIRDEPVTSAELSSISRELIERARLDPESFIEMSSSGATVLQIRNMRVAIAHPPFSDDMEITAVRPTVVVDLEQYRLSDQLKERIVSQRGILIAGPPGAGKSTFAAGIARYLSDRGQVVKTMESPRDLQVPPEITQYSPLNGRMEDTADLLLLVRPDYTIYDEVRKTSDFLIFADMRLAGVGMIGVVHATRAVDAVQRLIGRVELGVIPQVVDTVIFIDKGEVAKVLVLEFTVKVPHGMTEQDLARPVIVISDFETRKVEYEIYTYGEQVVVMPVGPPTELRKPSWKLAEEEIRNVISRYASGPVEVEMTSDDSSIVKVREDDMRKVIGKGGNVIDRIENMLGLHIDVRELETEGPRAARGRKYGAESRALQEKRRASSFEEVPVVSSVHPFIERNKKHLILGAPELAGKDVEIYIAGEYLFSATVSRHGEIKLRANSDLASDIIDAQDRGEPIEIRLI; from the coding sequence TCGCATTAGAGACGGGGACTTTAAAGGTGCCGAGATTATAATTCCTGAAGCTGTGGTATCGGAGCTTGAAGCCCAGGCAAATAAGGGCAGAGAAATAGGTTTTAAAGGGCTTGAAGAGCTTCTGGAACTCCGCAAGCTGGCAGAAAGGGACGAGATTCTCCTTCAATTCAGCGGGGTTCAGCCCACGCTTGAGGAGATAAAGCTATCTAAAGAGGGCAGGGTGGATGCTCTTATCCGAAATACAGCTATTGATGCAGGGGGGCTGTTTGTAAGTGCAGATAGGGTGCAGTCTCTTATAGCTAAAGCAAAGGGACTTAATGTCGAGTACATGCCTCCCAAAACTCTGGATCCGTCTGAGCTTACGCCTCTAAGAATAGAGCATTTTTTCACGGATGATACGATGTCCGTACACCTTAAAAATGGGGTTCCTCCTATGGCCAAGAAAGGACCAATAGGGGATATACGCTATGTAGTGATTCGTGATGAACCTGTTACTTCTGCAGAACTTTCCAGTATATCTAGAGAACTTATTGAAAGGGCGAGGCTGGATCCTGAATCTTTTATCGAGATGTCATCAAGTGGAGCAACTGTCTTGCAAATCCGAAACATGCGTGTCGCAATTGCCCACCCGCCTTTTTCCGATGATATGGAAATTACAGCTGTCAGGCCAACTGTAGTTGTGGATCTTGAACAATATCGACTAAGCGATCAACTCAAAGAACGGATTGTAAGCCAGCGTGGAATTCTTATTGCTGGTCCGCCTGGAGCCGGAAAGTCTACTTTTGCCGCAGGAATTGCCCGATATCTGAGCGACCGTGGACAGGTGGTCAAAACCATGGAATCTCCAAGAGACCTTCAGGTACCTCCTGAAATCACTCAATATTCACCTCTGAATGGCAGGATGGAAGATACTGCGGATCTTTTGCTTCTTGTCAGGCCGGATTACACTATATATGATGAGGTCCGGAAGACCAGCGATTTCCTGATTTTTGCAGATATGCGGCTTGCAGGCGTGGGGATGATCGGAGTTGTGCATGCAACCAGGGCAGTAGATGCCGTTCAGCGTCTGATTGGGAGGGTCGAACTTGGTGTAATCCCGCAGGTAGTGGACACCGTTATTTTTATCGATAAAGGAGAAGTTGCAAAGGTTCTGGTGCTTGAATTTACGGTTAAAGTCCCTCATGGGATGACTGAACAGGATCTTGCAAGACCGGTAATAGTTATTTCAGATTTTGAAACCAGAAAAGTTGAGTATGAGATTTACACCTATGGCGAACAGGTTGTTGTTATGCCAGTAGGTCCCCCTACTGAACTCAGGAAACCTTCTTGGAAGCTTGCGGAAGAGGAAATAAGGAACGTTATTAGCAGGTATGCATCCGGTCCTGTTGAAGTGGAAATGACTTCAGATGACAGTTCAATCGTAAAGGTTCGGGAAGATGATATGCGAAAAGTTATCGGCAAAGGTGGAAACGTCATTGACCGGATCGAAAATATGCTTGGTCTTCATATTGATGTCAGAGAGCTGGAAACCGAAGGTCCGAGAGCTGCAAGAGGCAGGAAATATGGAGCTGAAAGCCGGGCTCTTCAGGAAAAGCGAAGAGCATCCAGCTTTGAAGAGGTGCCTGTTGTCTCTTCGGTTCATCCTTTCATCGAAAGAAATAAGAAACACCTGATTCTTGGGGCTCCGGAACTTGCAGGAAAAGATGTGGAAATCTATATTGCAGGCGAGTACCTTTTCAGTGCAACGGTGAGCCGGCATGGAGAGATAAAACTCAGGGCAAACTCGGACCTTGCTTCCGATATTATAGACGCTCAGGACAGGGGAGAACCGATTGAGATAAGGCTTATCTGA